The following proteins are encoded in a genomic region of Lytechinus variegatus isolate NC3 chromosome 7, Lvar_3.0, whole genome shotgun sequence:
- the LOC121418117 gene encoding uncharacterized protein LOC121418117: protein MENKVKAVISNFTSAIDYAKPPRQEPPVYRAGNEKQDDDKSELMMPRKGGKKGREGETEEKNKKPEFSNDVRSFAIVLMEMMAWLKQKQVDQGLDQDNAVGFKGHILWDKPDQGSVIGARLAGEGFVKSVKGVPSVFYSPNVSQERLDIEAGQLLSDGAGSGKEGTDDRNGTPSPKRIYYANQGYAVEDMRARRAMSDAGVYRKILNKRMDRTNLPPRPKSGVADIPSRENLDSTYVGHAKGKKGGSREDDAERLIKPDDGDAHGYHSNRHGGMVSDYNRNNLTGDGSCLKDNPRLAATFPRRSMMSSEILKSEKRHSLCSSDSGISSPRNSMRSTNKCGQSKKADAHLIELNDRVESALSDSEATRGTAVSKLRGMLDATAQNLKVSEGSTDGDSCHEDDSMIEYGQNFRNNHRRKPKQQHSCPSDTGSDDSKSDVEKSYRSRVKSCDQSDTEKETDYESDRRRGSGDGAETRSTSSLSKFYVRKKSLTPFTAGIPESLTPPCSRPVSRASSAASLLDAQDSCRAKSYYEGSKGQRKFSLGAVKHEGQVYALPSGSAYGYSHATLPKDHPSRSRCRTMDVRSMTLSRTSNIQDHQVVMGRNGWGYSHLVVGGSGVRTLPQAMHNGEHFFIRTVPSGVTKHHVAYSQQLLSALPCLKVGAGQDQLLEVGDTHVAIMEWLVVIRDSDSCLNKQLLNILKACWSREPCPEANDVHCMLDNCVTEVPL from the exons ATGGAG AACAAAGTCAAGGCTGTGATCTCCAACTTCACCAGTGCCATTGATTATGCCAAACCACCCAGACAGGAGCCTCCAGTCTACAGGGCTGGCAATGAGAAGCAGGATGACGACAAGTCCGAACTGATGATGCcaaggaaaggaggaaagaaagggagagaaggaGAGACAGAGGAGAAGAACAAGAAACCAGAGTTCTCCAATGATGTCCGGTCTTTCGCTATTGTCCTGATGGAGATGATGGCTTGGTTGAAGCAGAAGCAAGTTGATCAGGGTTTGGATCAAGACAATGCTGTTGGCTTCAAAGGCCATATCCTTTGGGATAAACCTGATCAAGGGTCAGTCATCGGAGCGAGACTTGCTGGTGAGGGATTTGTGAAATCAGTTAAGGGTGTCCCTAGTGTTTTTTACTCCCCTAATGTCAGTCAGGAGAGACTGGATATTGAAGCTGGTCAACTCTTGAGTGATGGAGCAGGAAGCGGAAAGGAAGGGACAGATGATAGGAATGGCACACCAAGTCCAAAGAGGATTTACTATGCAAATCAGGGTTACGCAGTAGAAGATATGCGAGCTAGGAGGGCAATGAGTGATGCTGGAGTTTATCGGAAGATTCTGAATAAGAGAATGGACCGAACAAACCTCCCTCCAAGACCAAAAAGTGGCGTTGCTGATATTCCTTCAAGAGAAAACCTTGACAGTACATATGTTGGACATGCAAAGGGTAAGAAAGGAGGTAGCAGGGAAGATGATGCAGAGAGGTTGATAAAAccagatgatggtgatgctcatggttaccatagtaacagacATGGAGGAATGGTATCTGATTACAATAGAAATAATTTAACAGGAGATGGAAGCTGCTTGAAGGACAATCCGCGACTAGCAGCAACATTTCCACGACGTTCAATGATGTCATCTGAAATCCTGAAGAGCGAAAAGCGGCACAGCTTGTGTAGCAGTGATAGCGGGATATCATCACCTCGAAACTCTATGAGAAGTACTAATAAGTGTGGACAGAGTAAAAAAGCAGATGCTCACTTGATAGAACTGAATGACAGGGTAGAATCAGCTCTCTCTGACAGTGAAGCCACTCGAGGTACAGCGGTTTCAAAGTTGAGAGGCATGTTGGATGCAACTGCTCAGAATTTGAAGGTCAGTGAAGGGTCTACTGATGGAGATTCTTGTCATGAGGATGACTCCATGATAGAATATGGACAGAATTTCAGAAACAATCATAGGAGAAAACCCAAACAGCAACACTCTTGTCCAAGTGACACAGGAAGTGATGACTCCAAATCTGATGTTGAAAAATCATACAGGTCAAGAGTAAAATCATGTGACCAAAGTGATACAGAGAAAGAGACAGATTATGAAAGTGATAGAAGGAGAGGTAGTGGAGATGGAGCAGAGACACGCTCCACAAGTTCCCTCTCCAAGTTCTATGTCCGCAAAAAGTCATTGACGCCATTCACAGCAGGGATTCCAGAATCGCTGACCCCACCCTGCAGTCGACCTGTCAGTAGGGCCAGCAGTGCAGCTTCCCTCCTAGATGCTCAGGACTCTTGCAGGGCTAAGTCTTACTATGAAGGCTCCAAGGGACAACGTAAGTTCTCACTAGGTGCTGTTAAACATGAAGGACAAGTATATGCCTTACCGAGTGGTTCAGCCTATGGCTACTCACATGCTACACTACCCAAAGACCACCCATCTAGAAGCAGATGTCGAACCATGGACGTTCGATCAATGACATTGTCCAGAACCTCAAACATTCAAGACCATCAGGTTGTCATGGGACGCAATGGATGGGGATACTCCCATTTAGTAGTTGGCGGCAGCGGTGTCCGTACGCTACCACAAGCGATGCACAATGGGGAGCACTTCTTTATCAGGACAGTTCCCAGTGGAGTCACTAAACACCATGTAGCCTATAGTCAGCAGCTTCTAAGTGCTCTTCCTTGCCTCAAGGTAGGGGCAGGTCAGGATCAACTCCTAGAGGTTGGAGACACCCATGTAGCCATTATGGAATGGCTGGTCGTCATCAGGGATTCCGACAGTTGCCTCAATAAACAG TTACTGAACATTCTGAAAGCTTGTTGGAGCCGAGAGCCATGTCCAGAGGCCAATGACGTCCACTGCATGCTGGATAATTGTGTGACAGAAGTTCCACTTTGA